One part of the Mariniflexile litorale genome encodes these proteins:
- a CDS encoding HEPN domain-containing protein gives MQSFRTEIENPVVENEILELSKKIELFNTGKIDEEKFRSLRLARGIYGQRQEGVQMIRIKLPYGKVKSNQLRRISDVSDEYSRGRLHITTRQDIQIHYVDLNRTPELWSELDKDGITLREACGNTVRNVTASELAGIDVDEPFDVSPYADALFRFFLRNPICQEMGRKFKVSFSSSDEDTGLSYMHDLGFITKIENGVRGFKVMIGGGLGSQPRHADELYSFLPSDKIIPLMEGVVRVFDRYGERKSRAKARMKFLIKDIGLDAFKELVEAEQKAIEFKTVVIDADAYEASKPVSVEAPQVEIKDQSAFDLWKSTNLIPQKQEGFVAIGIKVLLGDFYTDKARLLADLVEKYAAGEIRLSLRQNIVIPFVKEDLVSFFYTELEKLGFVEAGYNKAVDITACPGTDTCNLGIASSTGIADELERVIKAEYPQYLKNDDVVIKISGCMNACGQHNMANIGFQGMSVRTPDKLVAPALQVLLGGGNLGNGNGLFSDKVVKVPSRRGPEALRRILNDYEANADGKKFVEYYKVTGDRYFYDLLNDLQDVSNLTQEDFIDWGEEEKYEKAIGIGECAGVVIDLIATLFLESEEKIENAQKSFNEKVYSSAIYHAYTSMVNSAKAMLLAENKSTNTHAGIVSQFDELFVESGKLNLGTSFSDLIYQINKNAPTEAFASNYITSANQFLEKVRAFRSVDTKLENKVV, from the coding sequence ATGCAAAGTTTTAGAACAGAAATAGAAAATCCAGTTGTTGAAAACGAAATTTTAGAATTATCTAAAAAAATTGAGTTATTCAATACAGGCAAGATCGATGAAGAAAAATTTAGAAGTCTTCGTTTAGCACGTGGTATTTACGGTCAGCGTCAGGAAGGCGTACAAATGATTCGTATTAAATTGCCTTACGGAAAAGTAAAAAGTAATCAGTTACGTAGAATCTCAGACGTGTCTGATGAATATTCTCGTGGTCGTTTACATATTACAACCCGTCAAGATATCCAAATTCATTATGTTGATTTAAATAGAACACCAGAATTGTGGTCTGAATTGGATAAAGACGGAATTACCTTAAGAGAAGCTTGTGGAAACACGGTTCGTAATGTAACGGCTTCAGAACTAGCAGGAATTGATGTAGATGAACCTTTCGATGTGTCACCATATGCCGATGCGTTATTTCGTTTCTTCTTAAGAAATCCTATCTGTCAAGAAATGGGGCGTAAGTTCAAAGTGTCTTTTTCATCTTCTGATGAAGATACAGGACTTTCATATATGCACGATTTAGGTTTTATAACCAAAATCGAAAATGGAGTTCGTGGTTTTAAAGTGATGATTGGTGGTGGCTTAGGGTCGCAACCACGTCATGCAGATGAGTTATATAGCTTTTTACCTTCAGATAAAATCATTCCATTAATGGAAGGTGTCGTGCGTGTTTTCGATCGTTATGGCGAACGTAAAAGTCGTGCAAAAGCAAGAATGAAATTCTTAATTAAAGACATCGGTTTAGATGCCTTTAAAGAATTGGTTGAAGCAGAACAAAAAGCAATTGAGTTTAAAACAGTTGTTATTGATGCTGATGCTTATGAAGCTTCAAAACCAGTATCTGTTGAAGCTCCTCAAGTAGAAATTAAAGATCAATCTGCTTTTGATTTGTGGAAATCAACCAACTTGATTCCTCAAAAACAGGAAGGTTTTGTGGCTATTGGTATTAAAGTGCTTTTAGGTGATTTTTACACAGATAAAGCACGTTTGTTAGCCGATTTAGTAGAAAAATATGCAGCAGGCGAAATTCGTTTGTCGTTGCGTCAAAATATAGTAATTCCTTTTGTAAAAGAAGATTTAGTATCTTTTTTCTATACAGAATTAGAAAAATTAGGCTTCGTTGAAGCAGGTTATAACAAAGCAGTAGATATTACAGCATGTCCTGGAACCGATACCTGTAATTTAGGTATAGCAAGTAGTACAGGTATTGCAGATGAGTTAGAACGTGTTATAAAAGCAGAATACCCACAGTATTTGAAAAATGACGATGTAGTTATAAAAATTAGTGGTTGTATGAATGCTTGTGGACAACACAATATGGCAAATATTGGTTTTCAAGGGATGTCTGTTCGTACACCAGATAAATTAGTAGCACCAGCGTTACAAGTATTATTAGGTGGTGGGAATTTAGGGAATGGAAATGGTTTGTTTTCTGATAAAGTAGTAAAAGTACCAAGTAGAAGAGGACCAGAAGCTTTACGCAGAATTTTAAATGATTATGAAGCAAATGCTGATGGTAAGAAGTTTGTAGAGTATTATAAAGTAACTGGCGACAGATATTTTTATGATTTATTAAACGATCTTCAAGATGTTTCAAACTTAACTCAAGAAGATTTTATTGATTGGGGAGAGGAAGAAAAATATGAAAAAGCAATTGGTATTGGCGAATGTGCTGGCGTGGTTATCGATTTAATTGCCACATTATTTTTAGAGAGTGAAGAGAAAATTGAAAATGCTCAAAAATCATTCAACGAGAAAGTGTATTCAAGTGCTATTTATCATGCATATACCTCTATGGTGAACTCAGCAAAAGCGATGTTGCTTGCTGAAAACAAAAGCACCAATACACATGCAGGTATTGTAAGTCAGTTTGATGAATTATTTGTTGAAAGTGGAAAACTAAATTTAGGAACTTCTTTTTCAGATTTAATTTATCAAATAAATAAAAATGCACCTACAGAAGCCTTTGCGTCAAATTATATAACAAGTGCAAACCAGTTTTTAGAAAAAGTAAGAGCTTTTAGATCTGTAGATACTAAGCTTGAAAACAAAGTGGTTTAA
- a CDS encoding bifunctional precorrin-2 dehydrogenase/sirohydrochlorin ferrochelatase yields the protein MKKAASNIIGLSEQVSPLGTEGDGRNNLYPIFLKLKSLNVLIIGGGHVAEEKLTFLLKSSPDAKVTMVSPMFREATIALAKTGDVKLIKRRYSKRYLKGKHIVIATTDVPRVNVEVYKHCRKRSILVNVADNPPYCDFYMGGIVTKGNVKVAISTNGKSPTTAKRLRQFFEDVIPENVDDLVKNLNEYRKTIKGDFEQKVETLNEFTKGLIEKKES from the coding sequence ATGAAAAAAGCAGCTTCAAATATAATCGGTTTGAGTGAGCAAGTTTCCCCTTTGGGGACGGAAGGGGATGGAAGGAATAATTTATATCCTATTTTTTTAAAACTAAAAAGCCTAAACGTACTTATTATAGGAGGAGGCCATGTGGCTGAAGAAAAATTAACCTTTCTTTTAAAGTCAAGTCCAGATGCTAAAGTGACCATGGTGTCGCCTATGTTTAGAGAAGCTACTATTGCCTTAGCAAAAACAGGCGATGTTAAGTTGATAAAAAGACGTTATAGTAAGCGATATTTAAAAGGAAAGCATATTGTTATTGCAACTACCGATGTGCCTAGAGTAAACGTAGAAGTATACAAACATTGTAGAAAGCGTAGTATTTTGGTAAATGTTGCCGACAATCCACCATATTGTGATTTTTATATGGGAGGAATCGTAACTAAAGGTAATGTGAAGGTGGCTATTTCGACCAATGGAAAGTCGCCAACAACAGCCAAACGTTTACGTCAGTTTTTTGAGGATGTCATCCCAGAAAATGTAGACGATTTGGTAAAGAATTTAAACGAATATAGAAAAACAATAAAAGGTGATTTTGAACAAAAGGTGGAAACACTTAACGAATTTACCAAAGGATTAATTGAGAAAAAAGAGTCTTAA
- the metH gene encoding methionine synthase encodes MKEKVERKYMRLSGLEPLILNENSNFINVGERTNVAGSRKFLRLIKDEQFDEALAIARHQVDGGAQIIDINMDDGLIDGKESMVRFLNLIAAEPDISRVPIMIDSSKWEIIEAGLQVVQGKCVVNSISLKEGEDKFIAEAKKIKRYGAAVVIMAFDEVGQADNYDRRIEIAKRSYDVLVDKVGFPSEDIIFDLNIFPVATGMDEHKRNAIDFIEATRWVRENLPNVSVSGGVSNVSFSFRGNDGVREAMHSVFLYYAIQAGMNMGIVNPSLLEVYDDIPKDLLERVEDVILDRRDDATERLLDFAETVKGSKVEKGVDLSWRENPVQDRITHALVKGIDAFIIEDVETARLQAEKPIDVIEGHLMIGMNVVGDLFGAGKMFLPQVVKSARVMKKAVGYLNPFIEAEKGEFQQAIGKVLMATVKGDVHDIGKNIVSVVLACNNYEIVDLGVMVPPEKIIAEAKAHNVDVIGLSGLITPSLDEMVYLAKEMERQNFILPLLIGGATTSKAHTAVKIDPQYKNAVVHVNDASRAVTVVGDLLNKKTANEYVANLKKDYDEFRTKFLKRGKEKSYISINEARKRKFKIDWETSEISKPNELGIQVLKQLSLKELEPFIDWSPFFRSWDLHGKYPDILTDEVVGEQATIMYDEAQTMIKEIIAKQLLKPRAVFGLFEANAIHDDDISIQKKGKEIAVFRTLRQQLSKREGIPNIALADFIAPKETGKTDYMGAFCVAIFGAQELADSYRAKEDDYNAIMAQAIADRFAEALAEYLHKQVRTKHWGYDSDENLTNNDLIKESYKGIRPAPGYPACPDHLEKETIWELLEVEKIIGVTLTESLAMWPAAAVSGYYFGNPEAKYFGLGKITDDQVTDYSVRKGITKEKARKWLHPTIADE; translated from the coding sequence ATGAAAGAAAAGGTTGAACGAAAATACATGAGACTTTCAGGATTGGAGCCACTAATCCTAAACGAAAACAGCAATTTTATAAATGTTGGTGAGCGTACTAATGTAGCAGGTTCACGAAAGTTTTTAAGACTTATTAAAGACGAACAGTTTGATGAAGCTTTAGCAATTGCACGTCATCAAGTAGATGGCGGTGCACAAATTATCGATATAAATATGGACGACGGCCTTATAGACGGAAAAGAGTCTATGGTGCGTTTTCTGAATTTAATTGCTGCTGAACCAGATATTTCTCGTGTGCCTATCATGATTGATAGTTCTAAATGGGAAATTATCGAAGCTGGGCTTCAAGTCGTGCAAGGTAAATGCGTGGTTAATTCCATTTCTTTAAAAGAAGGTGAAGACAAGTTTATAGCGGAAGCAAAAAAAATTAAACGTTACGGAGCAGCTGTAGTCATCATGGCTTTTGATGAGGTTGGACAAGCCGATAATTACGACAGACGTATTGAAATAGCAAAACGATCGTATGATGTTTTAGTTGATAAAGTAGGCTTTCCCTCCGAAGATATTATTTTCGATTTGAATATTTTTCCTGTAGCAACAGGAATGGATGAGCATAAACGAAATGCCATCGATTTTATAGAAGCCACGCGTTGGGTACGTGAGAATTTGCCAAACGTAAGTGTGAGTGGAGGTGTGAGTAATGTGTCGTTTTCATTTAGAGGGAATGATGGGGTTCGTGAAGCGATGCATTCGGTGTTTCTATACTACGCAATTCAAGCGGGTATGAATATGGGGATTGTGAATCCATCGCTTTTAGAAGTGTATGATGATATTCCAAAAGATTTATTAGAACGTGTTGAAGATGTTATTTTAGACAGACGTGATGATGCGACTGAACGTTTATTAGACTTTGCTGAAACCGTGAAAGGTTCTAAAGTTGAAAAAGGCGTGGATTTATCATGGCGAGAAAACCCAGTTCAAGATCGTATCACACATGCCTTGGTAAAAGGTATTGATGCTTTTATTATTGAAGATGTGGAAACAGCTCGATTGCAAGCCGAAAAACCTATTGATGTTATTGAAGGACATTTAATGATTGGGATGAATGTGGTAGGCGATTTGTTTGGAGCAGGAAAAATGTTCTTGCCTCAGGTTGTAAAATCGGCGCGTGTTATGAAAAAAGCCGTTGGTTATTTGAATCCGTTTATTGAAGCCGAAAAAGGGGAGTTTCAACAAGCTATTGGTAAGGTGTTAATGGCAACCGTAAAAGGTGATGTACATGATATTGGCAAAAATATTGTGAGTGTGGTTTTAGCTTGTAATAATTATGAAATAGTCGATTTGGGGGTTATGGTACCACCTGAAAAAATTATAGCAGAAGCAAAAGCACATAATGTAGATGTTATTGGGTTGTCAGGATTAATCACGCCATCGCTTGATGAAATGGTGTATTTGGCAAAAGAGATGGAGCGCCAAAATTTCATCTTGCCCTTACTTATTGGTGGTGCAACCACATCAAAAGCACATACCGCTGTAAAAATTGATCCACAGTATAAAAATGCAGTGGTTCATGTGAATGATGCTTCAAGAGCTGTAACCGTTGTGGGTGATTTACTGAATAAGAAAACAGCCAATGAATATGTGGCCAACTTGAAAAAAGATTATGATGAATTCCGTACCAAGTTTTTAAAACGTGGTAAAGAGAAATCATATATTTCAATTAATGAAGCCCGAAAAAGGAAGTTTAAAATAGATTGGGAAACATCTGAAATTTCAAAACCAAATGAATTAGGTATTCAAGTTTTAAAGCAATTAAGTTTAAAAGAGTTAGAACCTTTTATAGATTGGAGTCCGTTTTTTAGAAGTTGGGATTTACACGGTAAATATCCAGATATTTTAACCGATGAGGTTGTTGGCGAGCAAGCTACCATTATGTATGATGAGGCACAAACCATGATAAAAGAAATCATAGCGAAGCAATTATTAAAACCGAGAGCTGTTTTTGGTTTGTTTGAAGCGAATGCGATACACGACGATGATATTTCTATTCAGAAAAAGGGAAAGGAAATAGCTGTTTTTAGAACCTTGCGTCAGCAATTAAGCAAAAGAGAAGGGATTCCAAATATTGCTTTAGCCGATTTTATTGCACCAAAAGAAACTGGAAAAACCGATTATATGGGTGCGTTCTGTGTTGCTATTTTTGGAGCACAAGAGCTAGCGGATAGTTATAGAGCCAAAGAAGATGATTACAATGCGATTATGGCGCAAGCCATTGCGGATAGGTTTGCAGAAGCTTTAGCTGAATATTTGCATAAACAAGTGCGAACGAAACATTGGGGTTATGATTCAGATGAAAATCTAACTAATAATGATTTAATTAAAGAAAGTTATAAAGGGATTCGTCCGGCTCCAGGGTATCCAGCATGTCCTGATCATTTAGAAAAGGAAACAATTTGGGAGTTGTTGGAAGTTGAAAAAATAATAGGTGTTACTCTAACAGAAAGTTTAGCCATGTGGCCTGCAGCAGCTGTTTCGGGTTATTATTTTGGAAATCCCGAAGCAAAGTATTTTGGCTTAGGAAAAATAACCGATGACCAAGTAACTGATTATTCGGTTCGTAAAGGGATCACCAAAGAAAAAGCTAGAAAGTGGTTGCATCCAACTATTGCCGATGAGTAA
- the cysM gene encoding cysteine synthase CysM yields MASVKGILDQIGNTPLVEASHLISKKGVKLYLKLEGDNPGGSVKDRAAFNMINEALKRGDIKKGDYLVEATSGNTGIALAFIANLLGVHMVLIMPENSTEERVKTMRAYGAEVILTPANVGIEGSRDLAFQLRDEKGYTLLNQFENADNWKAHYKTTGPEIWNDTDGEVTHFVSAMGTTGTIMGVSTYLKEKNKNISIIGAQPEDGAKIPGIRKWSPEYVPKFFDRSKVDVVVDVSEHDAKTTTQRLAKEEGVFAGMSSGGSVYCALKIAETIEEGVIVAIICDRGDRYLSSSLFE; encoded by the coding sequence ATGGCATCCGTTAAAGGTATTTTAGATCAAATAGGCAACACGCCGCTTGTGGAAGCAAGTCATCTTATTTCTAAAAAAGGTGTGAAATTATATTTAAAGCTCGAAGGGGATAACCCAGGAGGAAGCGTGAAAGATCGTGCAGCTTTTAATATGATTAATGAAGCTTTAAAGCGAGGTGATATCAAAAAAGGAGACTATTTGGTAGAAGCAACTAGTGGTAACACAGGAATTGCTTTAGCATTTATAGCAAATTTATTGGGAGTACATATGGTACTAATCATGCCTGAAAATTCTACTGAAGAACGTGTTAAAACCATGCGTGCCTATGGTGCTGAGGTTATTTTAACGCCTGCGAATGTTGGAATTGAAGGTTCCCGAGATTTAGCATTTCAATTAAGGGATGAAAAAGGTTATACTCTTTTAAATCAGTTTGAAAATGCCGATAATTGGAAAGCGCATTATAAAACGACTGGGCCTGAAATTTGGAATGATACCGATGGTGAGGTAACACATTTTGTGTCTGCGATGGGAACCACAGGAACCATTATGGGCGTTTCAACATATTTAAAAGAAAAAAATAAAAACATCAGTATAATAGGCGCGCAACCAGAAGATGGTGCTAAAATACCTGGCATAAGAAAATGGTCGCCCGAGTATGTGCCTAAATTTTTTGATCGTTCCAAAGTAGATGTCGTTGTAGATGTTAGTGAACACGATGCTAAAACCACAACACAACGTTTGGCTAAAGAAGAAGGTGTATTTGCAGGTATGAGCAGTGGGGGTTCCGTATATTGTGCTTTAAAAATTGCAGAAACTATTGAAGAAGGTGTTATTGTAGCTATTATTTGCGATAGAGGTGATCGCTATTTGTCTTCATCATTATTTGAGTAA
- a CDS encoding NAD(P)/FAD-dependent oxidoreductase yields MIKTDILIIGAGPTGLFTVFEAGLLKLKCHLIDALPQPGGQCSEIYPKKPIYDIPGFPEVLAGDLTKNLLEQGKQFEPGFTMGERAETIDKLEDGTFIVTTNKGTKHHAPVVAIAGGLGSFEPRKPGLDNLDIYEDNGLEYFIKDPEVYRNKRVVISGGGDSALDWSIFLADVASEVTLIHRRNEFRGALDSVEKVSELKNLGKINLITPAEVTELHGDGKIEALTVNKDGEDFRLETDHFIPLFGLSPKLGPIGNWGLEIEKNAIKVDNSLNYQTNIPGVFAIGDVNTYPEKLKLILCGFHEATLMCQAAYRIINPGKKYVLKYTTVSGIDGFDGSRKEAPKAVVQSIQ; encoded by the coding sequence ATGATTAAAACAGATATACTTATAATAGGGGCTGGGCCAACAGGATTATTTACAGTTTTTGAAGCAGGATTGTTAAAACTTAAATGTCATTTAATTGATGCGTTACCACAACCAGGAGGGCAATGTTCAGAAATTTATCCTAAAAAACCTATTTACGATATACCAGGATTTCCAGAAGTATTAGCAGGCGATTTAACTAAAAACTTGTTAGAACAAGGGAAGCAATTCGAACCAGGGTTTACCATGGGTGAGCGTGCCGAAACTATTGATAAATTAGAAGACGGAACGTTTATTGTAACAACCAATAAAGGAACAAAACACCATGCTCCTGTGGTTGCTATAGCGGGAGGTTTAGGTTCTTTTGAACCAAGAAAACCAGGGTTAGATAACCTAGATATTTATGAAGATAATGGGTTAGAGTATTTTATCAAAGATCCAGAAGTATATAGAAATAAACGCGTAGTGATTTCTGGAGGAGGAGATTCTGCTTTAGATTGGAGTATCTTTTTAGCCGATGTGGCTTCAGAAGTAACTTTAATTCACAGAAGAAATGAATTTAGAGGCGCTTTAGATTCTGTTGAAAAAGTAAGTGAACTGAAAAACTTAGGAAAAATAAATTTAATAACCCCTGCCGAGGTTACAGAACTACATGGTGATGGTAAAATTGAAGCGCTAACAGTAAATAAAGATGGTGAAGATTTTCGTTTAGAAACGGATCATTTCATTCCTTTATTTGGTTTGTCTCCAAAATTAGGACCTATTGGAAATTGGGGTTTAGAAATAGAAAAAAATGCCATTAAAGTTGATAATTCATTAAATTATCAAACGAACATACCAGGTGTTTTTGCTATTGGAGATGTAAATACCTATCCAGAAAAATTAAAGTTAATCCTTTGTGGATTCCACGAAGCCACCTTAATGTGTCAAGCAGCTTATAGAATTATCAACCCAGGTAAAAAATATGTATTGAAATATACAACGGTGAGTGGTATTGATGGTTTTGATGGGTCTCGAAAAGAAGCACCGAAAGCAGTGGTTCAATCTATTCAATAA
- the epsC gene encoding serine O-acetyltransferase EpsC — MEPCNELNNKLTHKKYNIRLKDVVKSFTKDLFYYLFDAHDDELKCLRKTFLKIADNFKIDNGEAVWDAFQGKFQSIREKLDLDAIAVVNFDPATKSLEEVYLACPGFYAISIYRLSHELYVLNVPIIPRMMSEYVHGITGIDIHPGATIGDSFFVDHGTGIVIGETSIIKNNVKIFQGVTLGGIQVKKSLESTKRHPTIEDNVTIYANATILGGDIVIGANSTIGANVWITESVPENSLVTYQTEIKIRPKKNGIR, encoded by the coding sequence ATGGAGCCTTGCAATGAATTAAATAACAAATTGACTCATAAAAAGTATAATATTCGTTTAAAAGATGTTGTAAAATCTTTTACGAAAGACTTATTCTATTATTTATTTGATGCACATGATGATGAATTAAAATGTCTTAGAAAAACATTTTTAAAAATAGCAGATAACTTTAAAATTGATAATGGTGAAGCTGTTTGGGACGCCTTTCAAGGCAAGTTTCAATCCATACGCGAAAAATTAGATTTAGATGCCATTGCGGTTGTGAATTTTGATCCTGCTACTAAAAGTCTAGAGGAAGTTTATCTAGCATGTCCTGGGTTTTATGCAATCTCGATATATCGTTTGAGTCATGAGTTATATGTTCTTAATGTTCCTATCATTCCTAGAATGATGAGTGAATATGTCCATGGTATTACTGGCATTGATATTCATCCAGGAGCAACTATTGGTGATTCTTTTTTCGTCGATCACGGAACAGGAATTGTGATAGGTGAAACATCTATTATAAAAAATAACGTAAAGATTTTTCAAGGCGTTACGTTAGGTGGTATTCAAGTGAAGAAAAGTTTAGAGTCTACCAAACGTCATCCAACTATCGAAGATAATGTAACTATTTATGCTAATGCAACCATTTTAGGTGGCGATATTGTAATAGGTGCAAACAGTACTATTGGAGCGAATGTGTGGATTACAGAATCGGTTCCAGAAAACTCATTAGTAACCTATCAAACCGAAATAAAAATTAGACCCAAAAAGAATGGCATCCGTTAA
- the cobA gene encoding uroporphyrinogen-III C-methyltransferase yields MKKLKNTSNNIVTIPPSGVRGKLTVVGAGPGDVELITVKGIKAIEAADVILYDALINEELLKYASANAELIFVGKRKGCYAFQQEQINELIVTKAKEKGHVVRLKGGDPFIFGRGAEEIDYVQQFGLETFVVPGISSSIAVPAYQGIPLTKRGSSESFWVITGTTKAHQLSDDVAIAAKSTATVVILMGMGKLDEIVRIFSAENKQDTPIAIIQEGTTENEKFGFGTISTITKVVEEKQLANPAIIVIGDVVKERVQLTSIYSEVARNS; encoded by the coding sequence ATGAAGAAATTAAAAAACACATCTAATAACATAGTTACAATTCCTCCTTCGGGGGTTAGGGGGAAGTTAACGGTAGTAGGCGCGGGTCCTGGCGATGTGGAATTAATTACCGTAAAAGGAATTAAGGCCATTGAAGCTGCAGATGTGATCTTGTACGATGCGCTTATAAACGAAGAACTTCTTAAATATGCTTCAGCTAATGCAGAGCTTATTTTTGTTGGGAAACGCAAAGGGTGTTATGCGTTTCAACAGGAACAAATTAACGAACTCATAGTAACTAAAGCGAAAGAAAAAGGTCATGTAGTTCGTTTAAAAGGTGGTGACCCTTTTATTTTTGGAAGAGGTGCCGAGGAGATTGATTATGTACAGCAGTTTGGTTTAGAAACCTTTGTAGTACCAGGTATTTCATCATCTATTGCTGTTCCTGCTTACCAAGGCATTCCGTTAACAAAGCGTGGATCTTCAGAGAGTTTTTGGGTGATAACAGGAACTACGAAAGCACATCAATTATCTGATGATGTTGCTATTGCAGCAAAATCTACTGCTACGGTTGTTATTTTGATGGGGATGGGGAAATTGGATGAAATCGTTCGAATTTTTTCAGCTGAAAACAAACAAGATACGCCAATTGCGATTATTCAAGAAGGTACTACCGAAAATGAAAAATTTGGTTTCGGTACTATTAGCACAATAACAAAAGTGGTTGAAGAAAAGCAATTAGCCAACCCTGCCATTATTGTTATTGGCGATGTTGTAAAAGAACGGGTTCAATTAACATCTATTTATAGTGAAGTAGCTAGAAATTCATGA
- a CDS encoding homocysteine S-methyltransferase family protein, which yields MSNIHKVLQDRILVLDGAMGTMLQQYKFNEEDFRGERFKDYPTPLQGNNDLLSLTQPEAIKTIHGKYFEAGADIVETNTFSGTTIAMADYQMEDLVYELNYESAKIAKEVAEEFTKREPNKPRFVAGSIGPTNRTASMSPDVNDPGYRAVTFDELRIAYKQQVEALLDGGADLLLVETVFDTLNAKAALFAIEEVKEERNIDVPIMLSGTITDASGRTLSGQTAEAFLISVSHIPLLSIGFNCALGANLLQPHLEAIANKTDFAISAHPNAGLPNAFGEYDETAEEMGEQIEEYLKKDLINIIGGCCGTTPEHIKTIADIAAKYKPRRHAEYVSVSQ from the coding sequence ATGTCAAACATACATAAAGTTTTACAAGACCGTATTTTAGTACTAGATGGTGCTATGGGAACCATGCTTCAACAGTATAAATTTAATGAAGAGGATTTTAGAGGCGAACGCTTTAAAGACTATCCAACACCATTGCAGGGTAATAACGATTTGTTATCACTTACACAGCCCGAAGCTATTAAAACCATTCACGGAAAATATTTTGAAGCAGGAGCAGATATTGTTGAAACCAATACATTCTCGGGTACAACTATTGCTATGGCCGATTATCAAATGGAAGATTTAGTTTACGAACTAAATTACGAGTCTGCCAAAATAGCAAAAGAAGTTGCAGAGGAATTCACAAAACGTGAACCAAATAAACCCCGATTTGTAGCAGGTTCTATTGGGCCAACGAATCGTACCGCTAGCATGTCGCCTGATGTCAATGATCCTGGTTATAGAGCCGTGACTTTTGATGAATTGCGAATTGCATATAAACAACAAGTGGAAGCGTTGTTAGATGGTGGTGCTGACTTATTATTGGTAGAAACCGTTTTCGATACGCTAAACGCAAAAGCAGCCTTATTTGCTATTGAAGAAGTAAAAGAAGAACGGAATATCGATGTGCCTATTATGTTAAGTGGTACTATTACCGATGCATCAGGTAGAACATTATCAGGTCAAACCGCTGAAGCTTTTTTAATCTCTGTATCGCATATTCCATTATTATCCATTGGATTCAACTGTGCTCTAGGTGCTAACTTATTACAACCCCATTTAGAAGCCATTGCTAATAAAACAGATTTTGCTATTTCAGCGCACCCTAATGCGGGTTTACCAAATGCCTTTGGAGAGTACGACGAAACTGCTGAGGAAATGGGCGAACAAATTGAAGAGTATTTAAAAAAGGATTTAATTAATATTATAGGTGGTTGTTGTGGTACAACCCCAGAGCACATTAAAACGATTGCAGATATAGCTGCTAAATATAAACCTCGTCGTCATGCTGAATATGTTTCAGTATCTCAATAA